The Terriglobales bacterium genome has a window encoding:
- a CDS encoding protein-glutamate O-methyltransferase CheR, with protein sequence MERLQRGDVERFRRLIATSLGLRVEDDRLDWLADILRQRVQQRGSASAAEYLAGMEVERGGREEWRVLAGQLTVVETYFFRSPEHFRALVNGVLPERIALLKGRRPLRMLSAGCASGEEPYSLAITVREHFPHLRPEDVTITAFDINSKMLAQALSARYTDWSLRDVPQELLRKYFQLNGKHYTLRRDIRSMVRLEERNLAAPGETIWEIEQYDVIFCRNVVMYLTAEAARVAIERLRHALCPGGFLFLSSAETLRGVSHGFHLRHADDCFYYQQREGADEVEAGADLTQAPVPAAASVDISWVEAVRRSSERVASLSQGMINDRASDTKVPPKAAVTEKLGRPAASAQSLGAVLELLQEERFRDALQLLRTMPSRTTSDLDTQLLRAVILTNCGEVTAAEAECRSVLCRDELNAAAHYVTAVCREHLSDRQGAMEHDRAAIYLDPAFAMPHLHLGLLAKRMGDIHAARQELQQALMLLGREDSSRILLLGGGFSRVALLEFSRAQLRACGGTP encoded by the coding sequence ATGGAACGACTGCAGCGTGGGGATGTGGAGCGGTTCCGGCGCCTGATCGCCACCTCGCTCGGGCTTCGAGTCGAGGATGATCGGCTGGACTGGCTGGCCGACATCCTGCGACAGCGTGTCCAGCAGCGTGGATCCGCAAGCGCAGCTGAGTACCTTGCCGGCATGGAGGTAGAACGGGGCGGGCGCGAGGAATGGCGAGTCTTAGCCGGTCAACTCACGGTGGTCGAAACCTACTTTTTCCGGTCACCGGAGCACTTTCGTGCGCTTGTGAACGGCGTGCTGCCGGAGCGGATTGCACTGCTGAAGGGGCGTCGCCCGCTGCGGATGCTGTCGGCGGGTTGCGCTTCAGGCGAGGAGCCTTATTCGTTGGCAATCACCGTTCGCGAGCATTTTCCGCACCTGCGCCCGGAGGATGTAACGATCACGGCTTTCGACATCAATTCCAAGATGCTGGCGCAGGCCCTTAGTGCGCGATACACCGACTGGTCGCTGCGTGACGTGCCCCAGGAGCTTTTGCGGAAGTATTTTCAATTGAATGGGAAGCACTACACGCTTCGCCGCGACATCCGCTCCATGGTGCGGCTCGAAGAGCGCAATTTGGCGGCACCGGGAGAGACGATTTGGGAGATCGAACAGTACGACGTCATTTTCTGTCGCAATGTTGTGATGTATCTGACGGCGGAGGCGGCGCGAGTCGCCATTGAGCGGCTGAGGCACGCCCTGTGCCCGGGGGGATTTTTGTTCTTGAGCTCGGCAGAAACCCTGCGAGGGGTTTCGCACGGCTTTCATTTGCGGCATGCGGACGACTGCTTCTACTACCAACAACGCGAGGGCGCCGACGAGGTGGAAGCCGGCGCGGACCTGACGCAGGCACCGGTGCCGGCCGCCGCTTCCGTCGATATCTCATGGGTGGAGGCAGTGCGGCGTTCGTCGGAACGGGTCGCGAGCCTGTCGCAAGGGATGATAAATGACCGTGCCAGTGACACCAAGGTTCCTCCGAAAGCGGCGGTCACGGAGAAGTTGGGAAGGCCTGCCGCCTCAGCGCAGTCGCTCGGCGCGGTGTTGGAATTGCTCCAGGAAGAGAGATTTCGAGACGCGCTTCAACTCCTGCGCACCATGCCGTCACGAACCACCTCCGATCTGGATACGCAACTCCTGCGGGCGGTGATCCTGACCAATTGTGGAGAGGTGACCGCGGCGGAGGCCGAATGCAGAAGCGTTCTGTGCCGCGACGAATTGAACGCGGCGGCGCATTACGTCACCGCCGTTTGCCGGGAACATCTGAGCGACCGGCAAGGCGCGATGGAGCATGATCGCGCGGCCATCTACCTGGACCCCGCCTTTGCCATGCCGCACCTGCACCTCGGATTGCTCGCCAAGCGAATGGGAGACATCCACGCGGCCCGTCAGGAATTGCAGCAGGCACTCATGCTGCTGGGACGCGAGGATTCATCGCGCATTTTGCTACTGGGGGGCGGTTTCAGCCGGGTGGCGCTGCTGGAATTCAGCCGCGCTCAGCTGCGCGCGTGTGGAGGGACACCATGA
- a CDS encoding chemotaxis protein CheW yields MNADVPNRRLVVRAGGHHCVLALPDVEETMRPLAIEPVEGAPDGVRGLAVIRGVPVPVVDLAAVLGCHCGQPWSRFVSVRAGRRTVALAVEAVVGIREFDASTLNQMPPLMQSANPEIIASVGALDAELFLVLKTARLLREEIGAPGKGG; encoded by the coding sequence ATGAATGCCGATGTCCCCAATCGCCGGCTCGTTGTTCGGGCGGGAGGACATCATTGTGTCCTGGCACTGCCGGACGTAGAGGAAACCATGCGGCCGCTGGCCATCGAGCCGGTGGAGGGAGCCCCCGATGGCGTTCGCGGCCTGGCGGTGATTCGTGGAGTTCCGGTGCCGGTCGTAGATCTGGCCGCGGTGCTCGGATGTCACTGCGGACAGCCATGGTCGCGCTTTGTCAGCGTGCGCGCCGGCAGGCGAACGGTTGCCTTAGCGGTAGAAGCCGTGGTGGGGATCCGCGAGTTCGATGCCTCGACACTGAACCAAATGCCGCCCCTCATGCAGAGCGCCAACCCCGAGATCATCGCATCGGTGGGGGCGCTCGATGCGGAGTTGTTCCTGGTACTCAAGACGGCGCGCCTGTTGCGGGAAGAGATCGGCGCACCGGGCAAGGGGGGCTAG
- a CDS encoding beta-propeller fold lactonase family protein: MLAMMAGCGGNATTVSSTPTPSTTTNSSPPPGTTSDQFLYAITTNATSTTGAIHEFHIDANGALTPLAGSPVTLPGTAETIAADPLGRFVFVVAGASIIGFPIDANTGALGASFSVPWTAAVSNARLVVHPSGKFLFVEGIPAPPFFPADFEITTYTIAAAPAGLQIGTSLKISPNFFGLAVNPGGTFLYATTLQAGALGPEPGITQMSIDAVTGALTPVGPVGRSADVVSAEELLVHPNGKFLYVGENSPSVSAFSLAANGAATLTMRSGLSVCNVTPDFGGQLAISPRGDLLFQATSQPNCIVTYRVDQATGALTFVSSSPNLGIAPGQDGAPGIVVDGSGAFVYAADAGTNTIVSFAIAPNGALTPLASSPFRVPSGQLPSIPRYTMAVATVKH, translated from the coding sequence ATGCTCGCGATGATGGCCGGGTGCGGCGGTAATGCGACGACGGTCTCGTCCACGCCAACACCGTCCACCACCACCAACTCATCGCCGCCGCCCGGAACCACCAGCGATCAATTCCTTTACGCGATTACGACAAATGCCACAAGCACCACGGGGGCAATTCATGAGTTTCACATTGACGCAAACGGCGCGTTGACGCCGCTTGCAGGCTCGCCGGTCACGCTGCCGGGAACTGCCGAAACGATCGCCGCCGATCCCCTGGGGCGTTTTGTTTTTGTAGTCGCTGGCGCTTCCATTATCGGTTTTCCAATAGACGCAAACACAGGCGCGTTGGGCGCCAGCTTCTCCGTACCGTGGACGGCCGCGGTGAGCAATGCGCGTTTGGTGGTCCACCCGTCCGGGAAGTTTCTCTTTGTGGAGGGAATTCCAGCGCCCCCTTTCTTCCCTGCCGACTTCGAGATCACCACCTACACCATTGCCGCGGCGCCAGCCGGATTGCAAATCGGCACTTCGTTGAAGATTTCGCCGAACTTTTTTGGCCTGGCAGTTAATCCCGGCGGCACTTTCCTGTATGCCACCACGCTTCAAGCAGGCGCCTTAGGACCGGAACCCGGGATCACACAAATGAGCATCGATGCGGTAACGGGCGCGCTAACCCCGGTGGGGCCGGTTGGGCGTTCGGCCGACGTCGTCAGCGCAGAAGAACTCTTGGTGCACCCCAATGGCAAATTTTTATATGTTGGCGAAAACTCGCCATCGGTGTCGGCCTTCTCGCTGGCCGCAAATGGCGCGGCCACGCTTACGATGCGGTCAGGCCTCTCTGTCTGTAACGTGACGCCGGACTTCGGAGGTCAACTCGCCATCAGCCCACGCGGCGACCTGCTGTTCCAAGCCACATCGCAGCCTAATTGCATTGTGACCTACAGAGTTGACCAGGCTACAGGCGCGCTGACGTTTGTCAGTTCTTCCCCCAATCTGGGGATCGCTCCGGGGCAGGACGGAGCTCCAGGGATTGTAGTGGATGGCAGCGGCGCATTTGTGTACGCCGCTGATGCTGGAACCAACACCATCGTCAGTTTCGCAATCGCCCCGAACGGAGCGCTGACACCTTTGGCGTCCTCGCCGTTCCGCGTGCCCAGCGGTCAACTGCCGAGCATCCCCCGATACACCATGGCGGTTGCGACCGTGAAACATTGA